AATCGGCAAGCACCGGGCCTGGGCGCTGTCGATGCTGTGGACTTCGCTGATCTTCGCGGCGGTACCGTTCCTCGGCCCCGGGGACACCACCGCGTTTCTGATCATCTGCCTGCTCTCCGGGGTGGGCGTGGCGGTGGATATGGCCCTGCCGGCGGCGATCCAGGCCGACCTGGTGGACCTCGACACCGCCGCCGGCGGCGGCCGGCGCACTGGACTCTACTTCGGCATCTGGAACATGGCGACCAAGCTCGCCCTCGCCCTGGCCGTCGGCATCGCCTTTCCGCTGCTGGAGTGGTTCGGATTCGATGCCACGCAGGTCGAGGACCGCGACGGCACCTTTGCCCTGGCACTGTTCTACGGCGCCGTCCCGATCGGCTTCAAGCTGGCCGCCACCGCGCTGATGTGGAATTTCCCGCACGACCGGCGGGCGCAGGTTGCGACCCGGGCCCGGGTCCGTGATGCGGAGGCCGGGCACCCCGCCACGCCGAACCCGGCGGACTAGTCGGTCGCCACCGCGAGCCTCGAGCGCAGCCAGCGCATCAGCCCGCCGATAACCGGGAACTGCTCGTAGAGCTCGCCGGCGGCATCCCAGTAGTCGACATGCTCGCGGACACGCCCATCATCGGCGAGCACGATCCGGGAGACGCCGTCGACCGGGCGCCGCGCGGCCTTGTCCCGCTTGAGCCGGAAGTGGAAGCGCCAGCGCAGATAGCCGATATCGTCCTCGCCCACCGACTCAAGCACCTCGAAGCGCGCCTCGGCGCAGTTGGCGTACATATGCTCGAACACCGCCCGGATCGCGGCGATGCCCTCGACATCATTGAACGGGTCGCGGAAACGGGCGTTGTCCACGAACACATCGTCCAGCCGATCCAGGTCCGCCGGCTGCATACCGGCAAAGAATTCGCCATAGCGCTCGAGCGCCGTCACGACTGGACCATGCGCCGGGTCAGCGCGAAATAGAGCTTGTAGGGCAACAGTCGCAGGAACTTGAGCGTGTAGGCGAAGCGCTTGGGAAACACGATCTCGAAGCCCTCGTCGTCGATTTCGTCGTGGATGTAGTCCGCCGCGCGCTCCGGCGAGATGAGCTGCGGCATGTGGAAGCGGTTCTTTTCGGTGAGCCGGGTCTTCACGAAACCGGGGTTGATCACGCGCAGTGATACGCCCGTTCCCTGCAGCGCCGGTCGCAGGGACTCGGCCATGTTCAGCACCGCCGCCTTGCTGGCGCCATAGGGCGCCGCCTGCGGCAGGCCGCGATAGGCCGAGAGACTGGCGGTCACCAGGATCTGGCCCCGTGCGCGCGGGCGCATCAGTGACAGGGCCGCGCCGACGCCGTTGACCGTGCCCAGGTAGTTGACCTCCGCCAGGCGCCGGAACACCGCGGGGTCGAAGTCGTCGAGGGGCATGGGGTCGTAGTCACCGGCATTGAGAATTACCGTGTCGAGCTCGCCGATCTCGGCTTCCACCGCAGTGAACACCCGTTCACAGGCCTCAGGGTCGGTGACGTCCAGCGGGTAGGGGTGGATCCGGTCGGCGATGTCCGGGTGGGCCTCGCCGATGGCGCGCAGCGCCTCCTCGCGACGAGCGCTGACGACCACCTGCCAGTGGTCGCGTGCCAGCTTGATGGCGAGCGCCTCGCCAATCCCGGCGCTGGCCCCGGTGATGAGGACGACGCGTCCGCCCTGTGTCGTTGTTGCCGTCATGATTCCCTGTGCCCCTGAACTGTGGATCGGTATGATTATGAAGTCAGACAGCCCTGGCTGGCCAATGGCTCCGCGCAACACAAGGACCTCTCACCATGCACCCTGCCCTCTACTGGATCCGTCGCGACCTGCGTCTTGCCGACAACCCGGCACTGCATGCCGCGGCACGGTCCGGACGGGCCGTGATCCCGGTGTATATCCACGCCCCGGCGGAGGCCGGTGACTGGGCGCCGGGCAATGCCAGCAACTGGTGGCTGCACCACAGCCTGCGGGCGATGGCCGACGCCCTCGCCGCGCACGGCCTGCCGCTGATCATCCGCGAGGGCGACAGCCTGGGCGCGCTCATGGACCTGGTGGCCGAGACCGGCGCGGAGGCGGTGCACTGGAACCGCCTCTACGAGCCGGCGCGGATCGCGAGCGACACCCGGGTCAAACAGGGCCTGAAGGCCGAGGGCATTGACGCGCACAGCCACAATGCCGCGCTGCTCCACGAGCCCTGGACCATCCAGACCGGCACCGGCGGCGACTACAAGGCCTTTACGCCGTTCTGGCGGGCCTGCCGGCGACAGCCCGAACCGGCCCCGCCGCTCGGCGTCCCGGCGGATCTGGCCACCACCGATGGCGCGCACGGCCTGACCGGCAGCGTCGTCCCCTCGGCGGGCATCACCGCCCCGCTGGATGCGCTCGACCTGCTACCGCCGAGCGACTCGGCGGAGGGACTCCAAAGCACCTGGCGGCCCGGCGAGCAGGGCGCCCATGACCGGCTCGAGGGCTTCCTGGAGATGGCCCTGGCGGAGTATCGCGAGGGTCGAGAGCGGCCGGCTGTCGCCGGCACCTCGCGACTCTCGCCGCATCTCCACCATGGCGAGATCAGTCCCCGGCAGATCTGGCAGGCGGTACAGGCGCAGCTCGCGCGCCATGGCGCCGAGGGCGATCGGCTCGACAGTGCCGAGATGTTCCTCTCGGAGATCGGCTGGCGCGAGTTCGCCCAGCATGTGCTGTATCACCATCCCGAATTCCCCGATGAGCCCCTGAACCCGCGGTTCGCCGATTTCCCCTGGCAGGAGGATCCGGGCGATCAACTCCTCGGGGCCTGGCAGCGCGGCGAGACCGGCATCCCGCTGGTGGATGCGGGCATGCGCGAGCTCTACACCACGGGCTGGATGCACAACCGCATCCGCATGGTGGTGGGCTCGTTCCTGGTCAAAAACCTGCGCCTGCCCTGGCAGGCCGGCGAGGCCTGGTTCTGGGATAAGCTGGTGGATGCCGACCTGGCCAGCAACAGCCTCGGCTGGCAGTGGGTGGCGGGCAGTGGCGCCGATGCCGCGCCCTACTTCCGCGTGTTCAACCCGATCCGCCAGGGCGAGCGCTTTGATGCGGAGGGCGCCTACATCGCGCACTGGCTGCCGGCGCTCGCCGGGTTACCCGCCAAACACCGCCAGGCCCCCTGGCAGGCCCCGGCCGGTGTCCTTCGTGACGCGGGTGTCACCCTGGGGGTCAACTATTCGCATCCGCTGGTCGACCTGAAGGAAAGCCGTCAGGCGGCGCTGGCGGCCTTCGAGCAGATCAAGAAAGGAGCCTGAATTGCCGCCCGAGCGCCTCTACCAAAGCGAGATCCAGAGCCTGCCGTTACTGCAGCGGGGCAAGGTCCGCGACATCTACACGGTAGATGACCGCACGCTGCTGGTCGTGACCACCGATCGGCTCTCCGCCTTCGACGTGGTACTGCCGGATCCGATCCCCGGCAAGGGGGCGGTACTCAACCGGCTGTCGGGCTTCTGGTTCGAGCAGCTCGCCGGCCGCCTCCCGGATCAGCGCCTCGGCCTGCCGCTCGAGGCCGTCCTCAGTGATCCTGCCGAGCGTGAGCAGATTGCCGGTCGGGCCACGCTGGTCAAGCGGGTCGATCCGCTGCCCTTCGAGGCCATTGCCCGCGGCTATCTCATCGGCTCGGGCTGGAAGGACTACCAGGCGACGGGGCATCTCTGCGGCATCCGCCTCGAGCGTGGCCTGCGCCAGGCCGATCCGCTCCCGCAGCCGCTGTTTACGCCGTCGACGAAGGCCGAGGCGGGCGATCACGACGAGAATGTCGGCTTCGAGGCGGTTGTGGAGGGCCTCGGCCGCGACATGGCCGAGCGGCTGCGCCGCATCACCCTGGGGCTCTACAGCGAGGCGGCGGCGTATGCCCGCAGGCGCGGCATTATTATCGCCGATACCAAGTTCGAGTTCGGCCTCGACAGCGCTGGCGACCTGGTCTGGATCGACGAGGCGCTGACGCCCGACTCCAGCCGGTTCTGGCCGGCCAGTGAGTACCGGCCGGACAGCTCCCCGCCCAGCTTCGACAAGCAATACATCCGCGATTACCTGGAGACGCTGGACTGGGACAAGACGCCGCCGGCCCCCGATCTGCCGGCGGCCGTGATCGATCAGACGGCGGCGAAATACCGCGAGGCGGAGAGGCGGCTTACCGGCGCGAGCTAGACGATCTCGCTGACCTTCACCACCTTCATGGCGTTGGTCCCGCCCTGCTCACCGGCGAGGTCGCCCTTGGTGATCACCACCAGGTCATCATCACCGACGGCACCCATCCCCTTGAGCTCGGCCACCGCCTCGCGGTTGACCGCATCGTGCTCGCGCTGGGTCGGATCAAACCGGATCGGGTTGACGCCCCGGTAGAGGGTGACCTTGCGACGCGTCCGCGGCTGCTCGGAGAGGGCATAGATGGGGATATCCGTCCCGATCCGCGACATCCACATCGCGGTGGCACCGGACTCGGTCAGGGCGGCGATCGCCCTGGCACCGAGGCTGTTCGCCGTGGTGATCGCGGTCTTGGCGATGGCCTCGTCGATACGGTCGAAATGCACGCCGGATGGCAGCCCGACGGTAGGACGCGTCTCGTCGGCATAGGTCTCGGCCCCCACGCAGACCCGCGACATGGCGCCCACCGTTTCCGCCGGATAGTGCCCCATCGCGGTCTCTTCGGAGAGCATGACCGCATCGGTGCCGTCGAGGACGGCGTTGGCCACGTCGAGCACCTCGGCCCGGGTCGGCATGGGGCTCTCGACCATTGACTGCATCATCTGTGTCGCGGTGATCACCACGCAGTCCCGCTCGCGGGCCATGCGCATGATGCGCTTCTGCACACCGGGGAGCTGAGCATCGCCGATCTCCACCGCCAGGTCGCCGCGGGCGATCATCACCGCATCGGCGGCCTCCATGATCTCGTCGAGGGCCTCCACCGCCTCGTGGCGTTCGATCTTGGCGACAATGCCGCCATGACCGCCGGCCTCGCGCAGCAGTGAGCGTGCCTCGTCGATATCCGCACCGTCGCGGGGGAAGGACACGGCCATGTAGTCGGCCTCGAGCTCGGCGGCGAGCTTGATATCCACCCGGTCCTTGTCGGTGAGGGCGCGCACCGACAGGCCGCCCCCGAGCCGGTTGATGCCCTTGCGGTCACCGAGCGTACCGCCGACCAGCACGGTGGTGTGGATGCGGGTGCCCTCGATGCGCTCGACCTGCAGGCGGATCAGCCCGTCGGCCAGCAACAGGATATCGCCGGCCACCACGTCCTCGGGCAGGCCGGCGTAGGCCACGCCCACCCCCTCGGTATTGCCGGCATCGCCGTCGAGTTCCGGATCGAGGAAAAAGGCGGCGCCATCCTCCAGCTCCACCGACCCGCCGACGAAGTGCTCGACGCGGATCTTCGGGCCCTGCAGGTCGCAGAGCATGCCGACCACCCGGCCGGCGGCCCGCGCGGTACGACGCAGGGTCTGCTCGCGGGCACGATGCTCGTCATGATCACCATGCGATAGGTTCATTCGCACCATGTCGACACCGGCGTCGACGATCCCCCGCAGCGACTCCTCGTCCGTCGTTGCCGGGCCGAGGGTTGCCACTATTTTTGTCTGACGGCTCATTGGCCCTGTCCCCTTTTTTATCGATCCAGTATCGCCACTGCGGGCAGCTCGCGGCCCTCGAGGAATTCGAGGAACGCCCCACCGCCGGTGGAGATGTATGAAATGCGATCCTCGACGCCGTACTTCGCCACCGCGGCCAGCGTATCGCCACCCCCCGCGATGGAAAACGCCGCGGAATCCGCAATGGCGTTGGCCAGTGCCTGCGTGCCTGCAGCAAAGGCCTCGATCTCGAACACGCCCACCGGGCCGTTCCAGACCACCGTTCCGGCCTGGCGCAGGCGCTCGGCATAGGCGGCCGCGGTCTTCGGGCCGACATCGAGAATCATCTCGTTGTCACCCACGGCATCGACGTCGCGCACCCGCGCCTCGGCGGACTCGCTCGGCTCGTCGGCAACGATCACGTCCTCGGGGACGGGGATCTCGCCCCCCGCGGCCCGGGCCTTGTCCATCAGCGACCGGGCGGTATCGATGAAATCCGCCTCGACCAGCGACTTGCCCACTCCGTAGCCGGCCGCGGCGATGAAGGTATTGGCGATGCCACCACCGACGATCAGCTGATCCACGCGATCGGTCAGCTGCTCGAGGACGGTCACCTTGCTCGAGACCTTGGAGCCACCGATGATCGCGACCAGCGGCCGGGCGGGGGATTCCAGGGCCTTGCCGAGCGCCTCGAGCTCGGCGGCGAGCAGCGGCCCGGCCACGGCATCGGGCGCAAAGCGTGCCACCCCGTGGGTCGAGGCCTGGGCGCGATGGGCGGTGCCGAAGGCGTCCATGACGAACAGATCGCAGAGTTTCGCCATGCGCCGCGAGAGATCCTCGTCGTTATCCGTTTCGCCGTCGTTGAAGCGCACGTTCTCGCAGAGGACCAGTTCACCGGCCGCCGGGACGGTCTCGCCGTCCAGCCAGTCGCGCACCACCGGCACCTCGCGGCCCAGCAGCTCGCCGAGCCGCCGGCCCACCGGCGCCATCGACGCCTCGGGGTCGAAACCACCCGCCTTCGGCCGGCCCAGATGGCTCATCACCATCACCCGGGCGCCGGCGTCGAGCAGGCGCTGAAGCGTTGGCACCGCGGCCCGCAGCCGCGATTCGTCCACGATCTCGCCCGCCTTCAGCGGCACGTTCAGATCCTCGCGCACCAGCACCCGCTGATCGGCGAGGCTGACGTCGTCCAGTGTCCGAACCGTCATTACTTGGCCTTCATCATGGCGATAGCGGTATCGAGCATCCGGTTGGAGAAGCCCCACTCGTTGTCATACCAGGCGCAGACCTTCACCAGTCGGCCGCCGACCTTGGTCATGGTCGCGTCGAAGCTCGAGGAATGGGCATCGTGATTGAAGTCCACCGACACGTAGGGACCGTCGCTGTAGGCGAGCACACCCTTGAGCTCGCCCTCGCTGGCCTCCTTGACCACGCGGTTGATCTCTTCCACCGAGGTATCCCGCGATGCGATGAACGACAGATCCACGATGGAGACGTTGATGGTCGGCACGCGCATGGCATAGCCATCGAGGCGGCCATCCAGCTCCGGCAGGATCAGCCCGACCATGGCGGCCGCACCGGTCTTGGTCGGGATCTGCGACATGGTCGCGCTCCGGGCGCGGCGCAGATCCTTGTGGTAGACGTCGGTCAGCACTTGGTCGTTGGTGTAGGAGTGAATGGTCGTCATCAGCCCCTGCTCGATGCCGATGGCATCGTTGAGCGGCTTGGCGAGCGGCGCCAGGCAGTTGGTGGTGCAGGAGGCGTTCGAGACCACCTGGTGCTCGGCACGCAGGATGCCGTGGTTGACGCCGTAGACCACCGAGGCGTCGACATCGTTACCACCGGGCGCGGAGATCAGCACCTTGCGGGCCCCGCCCTGCAGGTGGGCCGAGGCCTTTTCCTTGCTGGCAAACAGCCCGGTGCACTCCATGACCACGTCAACGTCCAGATCGCCCCAGGGCAGCTTGGCCGGGTCACGCTCCGCCATGACCTTGATCTCGTCACCGTTGACGACCAGGTTGCCGTCACGGACCTCGACGGTGCCGGGAAAGCGGCCGTGGGCCGTGTCGACACGGGTCAGGTGGGCGTTGGTTTCGGCATCGCCCAGATCGTTGATGGCAACGACCCGGATCTCGTCACTGCGGCCATTCTCGTAGAGCCCGCGCAGAACGTTACGGCCGATTCGGCCATAACCGTTGATTCCTACCTTGATCGCCATATTATAAACTCCTGTTTTTACTGGCTTAGTTGTTGCTCGAGGGCATCAACCACCGTCTCGGCGGTTAGCCCCATGTGTTCATAGACGGTATTACCGGGTGCCGAGGCACCGAATTGCCGCAGCCCGACCAGACCCGCCTCGTTGCCCACCAGCGCCCGCCAGCTGTCGGGGACTGCCGCCTCGACCGCGGCGCGCGCACCGATTGCCGCCGGCAGCACCGCCTCCCGATAGTCGGCGGGCTCGGCGAGGAAGCGCTCGAGACACGGGACCGAGACGACCCGTATCGCATAACCCCTGGCTTCGAGGGCATCGGCGGCCTCCACCGCCATCCCCACTTCGGAGCCACTCGCCATGACGATCCCCTGCGGCGTCACCGCCGGCTCACGCAGTATATAACCACCGCGGCGGATACCTTCGATCGCGTCGTTCT
The Spiribacter vilamensis DNA segment above includes these coding regions:
- a CDS encoding nuclear transport factor 2 family protein translates to MTALERYGEFFAGMQPADLDRLDDVFVDNARFRDPFNDVEGIAAIRAVFEHMYANCAEARFEVLESVGEDDIGYLRWRFHFRLKRDKAARRPVDGVSRIVLADDGRVREHVDYWDAAGELYEQFPVIGGLMRWLRSRLAVATD
- a CDS encoding SDR family NAD(P)-dependent oxidoreductase, which translates into the protein MTATTTQGGRVVLITGASAGIGEALAIKLARDHWQVVVSARREEALRAIGEAHPDIADRIHPYPLDVTDPEACERVFTAVEAEIGELDTVILNAGDYDPMPLDDFDPAVFRRLAEVNYLGTVNGVGAALSLMRPRARGQILVTASLSAYRGLPQAAPYGASKAAVLNMAESLRPALQGTGVSLRVINPGFVKTRLTEKNRFHMPQLISPERAADYIHDEIDDEGFEIVFPKRFAYTLKFLRLLPYKLYFALTRRMVQS
- a CDS encoding cryptochrome/photolyase family protein, translated to MHPALYWIRRDLRLADNPALHAAARSGRAVIPVYIHAPAEAGDWAPGNASNWWLHHSLRAMADALAAHGLPLIIREGDSLGALMDLVAETGAEAVHWNRLYEPARIASDTRVKQGLKAEGIDAHSHNAALLHEPWTIQTGTGGDYKAFTPFWRACRRQPEPAPPLGVPADLATTDGAHGLTGSVVPSAGITAPLDALDLLPPSDSAEGLQSTWRPGEQGAHDRLEGFLEMALAEYREGRERPAVAGTSRLSPHLHHGEISPRQIWQAVQAQLARHGAEGDRLDSAEMFLSEIGWREFAQHVLYHHPEFPDEPLNPRFADFPWQEDPGDQLLGAWQRGETGIPLVDAGMRELYTTGWMHNRIRMVVGSFLVKNLRLPWQAGEAWFWDKLVDADLASNSLGWQWVAGSGADAAPYFRVFNPIRQGERFDAEGAYIAHWLPALAGLPAKHRQAPWQAPAGVLRDAGVTLGVNYSHPLVDLKESRQAALAAFEQIKKGA
- a CDS encoding phosphoribosylaminoimidazolesuccinocarboxamide synthase; this translates as MPPERLYQSEIQSLPLLQRGKVRDIYTVDDRTLLVVTTDRLSAFDVVLPDPIPGKGAVLNRLSGFWFEQLAGRLPDQRLGLPLEAVLSDPAEREQIAGRATLVKRVDPLPFEAIARGYLIGSGWKDYQATGHLCGIRLERGLRQADPLPQPLFTPSTKAEAGDHDENVGFEAVVEGLGRDMAERLRRITLGLYSEAAAYARRRGIIIADTKFEFGLDSAGDLVWIDEALTPDSSRFWPASEYRPDSSPPSFDKQYIRDYLETLDWDKTPPAPDLPAAVIDQTAAKYREAERRLTGAS
- the pyk gene encoding pyruvate kinase: MSRQTKIVATLGPATTDEESLRGIVDAGVDMVRMNLSHGDHDEHRAREQTLRRTARAAGRVVGMLCDLQGPKIRVEHFVGGSVELEDGAAFFLDPELDGDAGNTEGVGVAYAGLPEDVVAGDILLLADGLIRLQVERIEGTRIHTTVLVGGTLGDRKGINRLGGGLSVRALTDKDRVDIKLAAELEADYMAVSFPRDGADIDEARSLLREAGGHGGIVAKIERHEAVEALDEIMEAADAVMIARGDLAVEIGDAQLPGVQKRIMRMARERDCVVITATQMMQSMVESPMPTRAEVLDVANAVLDGTDAVMLSEETAMGHYPAETVGAMSRVCVGAETYADETRPTVGLPSGVHFDRIDEAIAKTAITTANSLGARAIAALTESGATAMWMSRIGTDIPIYALSEQPRTRRKVTLYRGVNPIRFDPTQREHDAVNREAVAELKGMGAVGDDDLVVITKGDLAGEQGGTNAMKVVKVSEIV
- a CDS encoding phosphoglycerate kinase encodes the protein MTVRTLDDVSLADQRVLVREDLNVPLKAGEIVDESRLRAAVPTLQRLLDAGARVMVMSHLGRPKAGGFDPEASMAPVGRRLGELLGREVPVVRDWLDGETVPAAGELVLCENVRFNDGETDNDEDLSRRMAKLCDLFVMDAFGTAHRAQASTHGVARFAPDAVAGPLLAAELEALGKALESPARPLVAIIGGSKVSSKVTVLEQLTDRVDQLIVGGGIANTFIAAAGYGVGKSLVEADFIDTARSLMDKARAAGGEIPVPEDVIVADEPSESAEARVRDVDAVGDNEMILDVGPKTAAAYAERLRQAGTVVWNGPVGVFEIEAFAAGTQALANAIADSAAFSIAGGGDTLAAVAKYGVEDRISYISTGGGAFLEFLEGRELPAVAILDR
- the gap gene encoding type I glyceraldehyde-3-phosphate dehydrogenase, whose amino-acid sequence is MAIKVGINGYGRIGRNVLRGLYENGRSDEIRVVAINDLGDAETNAHLTRVDTAHGRFPGTVEVRDGNLVVNGDEIKVMAERDPAKLPWGDLDVDVVMECTGLFASKEKASAHLQGGARKVLISAPGGNDVDASVVYGVNHGILRAEHQVVSNASCTTNCLAPLAKPLNDAIGIEQGLMTTIHSYTNDQVLTDVYHKDLRRARSATMSQIPTKTGAAAMVGLILPELDGRLDGYAMRVPTINVSIVDLSFIASRDTSVEEINRVVKEASEGELKGVLAYSDGPYVSVDFNHDAHSSSFDATMTKVGGRLVKVCAWYDNEWGFSNRMLDTAIAMMKAK